In Candidatus Margulisiibacteriota bacterium, a single genomic region encodes these proteins:
- a CDS encoding glycosyltransferase produces MRKIIAEKKLDVRLITFESGLDKTGGLGAFAGQISAALQRFTPTTVEVIAPLTPYIQKNYDLQPLADATSKVLRMLSNNFYWHESKYKKEIPQVLSLMTHNGVRHTFLGTTSQMQYNSDLPVRNQYSSNVNKYSAMKKNFLADLSVSNDLISSNYQCRLGRYTALSDGFINDVMLFNWLMTSYLLVSAGENQILHFNEWHTAFYPIIQHLIDYKDRDFRTIFTLHNIFNPDINDYSDFFGIRSSSLPLNRQNPLDTAFQEFNTLATVSRGFSQELSRFKSIPKTVKQFDVVLNGYDEMYDLQTVLPQDKVVTSENISAIKKDQKTKLFQELSLTNPERMLLSFIHRWDPQKGYLETLKVIDQFFLDNKFTDDIVLVMTCNSDDRDDVIIRNSLLEKYPDKIAIVDYSDTIAVKIFQASDLFLFPSPTHEPFGIQAVNSFASGTPVLAHKTGGLVDTINPGINGLLFDKTEADDNYLSAYRNKLEKMINLFKNGAWDLFNLYWNAYKSKEDFTWEKAAQGYYDIYNQVIN; encoded by the coding sequence ATGAGAAAAATTATCGCCGAAAAAAAATTAGATGTAAGGCTTATCACATTTGAGTCCGGACTTGATAAAACCGGTGGTTTGGGCGCTTTTGCGGGCCAAATATCTGCCGCCTTGCAACGATTTACGCCGACTACTGTTGAGGTAATTGCTCCTCTTACACCATATATTCAAAAAAACTATGATCTGCAACCTTTAGCGGATGCAACTTCAAAAGTTCTTCGCATGCTCAGTAATAACTTTTATTGGCATGAATCTAAATATAAGAAGGAAATTCCCCAGGTCTTGTCATTAATGACACACAATGGGGTCAGGCACACTTTTCTGGGTACAACCAGTCAGATGCAATACAACTCTGATTTACCCGTCAGAAACCAATATAGTTCAAACGTTAATAAGTATTCCGCTATGAAAAAAAATTTCCTGGCAGATTTATCTGTAAGTAATGATTTAATATCGTCGAATTATCAATGCAGGCTTGGCAGATATACTGCTCTGTCTGACGGCTTCATTAATGATGTTATGTTATTTAACTGGTTAATGACCTCCTATTTATTAGTATCAGCCGGCGAAAATCAGATTTTGCATTTTAATGAATGGCATACGGCATTTTATCCGATAATTCAACATTTAATAGATTATAAAGATCGGGATTTTAGAACAATTTTTACCCTGCACAATATTTTTAACCCGGATATTAATGATTATTCTGATTTCTTCGGTATACGAAGTTCAAGCCTTCCCTTGAATCGTCAAAACCCTCTGGATACTGCATTCCAAGAATTTAACACACTTGCTACTGTCTCCAGGGGCTTCAGTCAGGAGTTAAGTCGCTTCAAGTCTATACCGAAAACTGTAAAACAATTCGACGTGGTTTTAAATGGTTATGATGAAATGTATGATTTACAGACTGTATTGCCTCAAGATAAGGTCGTTACGAGCGAAAATATTTCCGCCATAAAAAAAGATCAGAAAACCAAATTATTTCAGGAGCTTAGCTTAACAAATCCGGAAAGGATGCTGCTTAGCTTTATCCATCGCTGGGATCCGCAAAAAGGTTACCTGGAAACTTTAAAAGTTATTGACCAGTTCTTTTTGGATAATAAATTCACAGATGATATTGTATTGGTCATGACCTGTAATTCAGACGATCGGGACGATGTTATTATTCGTAACAGTTTACTGGAAAAATACCCTGATAAAATTGCCATTGTAGATTATTCTGATACGATCGCAGTCAAAATTTTCCAGGCTAGCGACCTTTTCCTGTTTCCTTCACCCACACATGAACCGTTTGGTATTCAGGCTGTAAACTCTTTCGCCAGCGGTACGCCTGTGCTGGCACATAAGACCGGTGGTCTTGTTGACACTATAAATCCCGGCATAAACGGTCTTTTATTTGATAAAACCGAAGCTGATGATAACTATTTATCCGCCTACAGAAATAAACTGGAAAAAATGATAAACCTATTTAAAAACGGAGCCTGGGATTTATTCAATCTTTATTGGAATGCCTATAAATCCAAAGAAGATTTCACCTGGGAAAAAGCAGCTCAGGGATATTACGATATATATAACCAGGTAATTAACTGA